The following are encoded together in the Falsiruegeria litorea R37 genome:
- a CDS encoding YihY/virulence factor BrkB family protein, with product MSLLANPAIPDPVRAFGLALHRFAGKGGWVMSSHVAMSMMLALFPFILFVVALAGSLSHDLITEDLIELIFGTWPEAVADPIETELKAVLAGASTQVMTVGGLLAIYFASNGVDAVREAMTRAYHDVDLRPFWQARLLCIALVVAGGGVLIITAAVEVVFPIYATLVAEAIPGETPTWVSKERLSWIFIVAIPAGGVLACHMVLPGRRHSLVQILPGVLLTLALWAAAGWGFSYYIGKFAVYSATYAGLAGAMAALIFLYLNSAILILGAEYNGALIDLRSGGGAEDDL from the coding sequence ATGAGCCTGCTTGCAAATCCCGCCATCCCGGATCCGGTCCGCGCCTTTGGGCTGGCCCTTCACCGGTTCGCCGGAAAGGGCGGATGGGTCATGAGCAGTCACGTGGCCATGTCGATGATGCTGGCGTTGTTTCCCTTTATCCTGTTTGTCGTGGCTCTGGCGGGCAGCCTGTCACACGACCTGATCACCGAGGATTTGATCGAGCTGATCTTCGGGACCTGGCCTGAGGCGGTGGCCGATCCCATCGAAACCGAGCTCAAGGCCGTTTTGGCCGGTGCCAGCACTCAGGTGATGACTGTGGGTGGCCTGCTGGCGATCTATTTTGCCTCTAACGGTGTGGACGCGGTGCGCGAGGCGATGACGCGGGCCTATCATGACGTGGACTTGCGCCCGTTCTGGCAGGCGCGGCTGTTGTGCATCGCGCTGGTTGTGGCCGGGGGCGGCGTCCTGATCATCACCGCAGCGGTCGAGGTGGTCTTTCCGATCTACGCCACCCTGGTGGCCGAGGCCATTCCCGGTGAGACACCAACTTGGGTGTCCAAAGAGCGCCTGAGCTGGATCTTCATCGTTGCCATCCCGGCGGGCGGTGTTCTGGCTTGCCACATGGTTCTGCCGGGTCGGCGGCACAGCCTTGTTCAGATATTGCCTGGCGTGCTGCTGACGCTTGCGCTTTGGGCTGCCGCAGGTTGGGGGTTTTCCTACTACATCGGCAAATTCGCCGTCTACAGCGCCACCTATGCCGGTCTTGCCGGGGCCATGGCGGCGCTTATCTTTTTGTATCTCAACTCCGCCATTCTGATCCTGGGGGCCGAATACAATGGCGCCCTGATCGACCTGAGATCAGGTGGTGGGGCCGAGGATGACCTATAA
- a CDS encoding cytochrome c3 family protein, with protein MRQFLSILLLVVAPLTPAFAQEPPAYVGSDACRDCHEEQAQSWDGSHHAQAWMAPSEASVVADFDGTQFAHDGMSVEFSQDGTGYFAKVTEKDGATTDYSVHSVAGIEPLQQYLLETGNGRLQSFDVYWDTERQVWGHLYPDQDLPPNDGLHWTGPYKNWNARCAECHATGYKRNYGPQTRSYRSTQAEIGVGCEACHGPASAHIEWTIGKAPPAGLTKTGFTMDWNAGETAIQQCATCHSRRETLEDGNPVPGTPYHQTYALSLLRPGLYYSDGQILDEVYVYGSFLQSKMYAKGVTCMNCHEPHSGELLAEGTAVCTQCHSTAGNPDFPSLPIADYDSPAHHHHPEGSEGAQCRNCHMPEKTYMQVDVRSDHSFRIPRPDLSAETGAPDTCTTCHEDKDPAWAASRIAEWFPDAKHRQPHFGSAFARAQIDPIRASGDLVGIALDEGQAGIVRATALYLLQGAASAELAGQTANLLGAPDPLVRASAASLQQAAPPQERLERLMPVLGDPVRSVRIAAAKAVLNVPQSSMTRSQQAVVGAGVQDWQRSLRTRLDYPETHLVLGGLALTMRNAQAAERAFREVVEMDPQRAEAWPMLVQLAHINGGPQAARRVLIEALSNVPGDPALLQLQEELSR; from the coding sequence ATGAGACAATTTCTGTCTATCCTGTTGCTTGTGGTTGCGCCATTGACCCCGGCGTTTGCACAGGAACCGCCCGCCTATGTGGGGTCCGATGCGTGCCGGGATTGTCATGAGGAGCAAGCGCAGAGCTGGGATGGCTCGCATCATGCGCAGGCCTGGATGGCGCCATCCGAGGCGTCGGTTGTCGCAGATTTCGACGGCACACAGTTTGCACACGACGGGATGTCGGTGGAATTCTCTCAGGACGGAACGGGCTATTTCGCAAAGGTGACGGAAAAGGACGGGGCAACGACTGATTACTCGGTTCACTCGGTTGCCGGGATCGAACCCCTGCAGCAGTACCTTTTGGAAACCGGTAACGGCCGGTTGCAAAGCTTTGACGTCTATTGGGATACCGAGCGGCAGGTTTGGGGGCATCTTTACCCCGATCAAGACCTGCCGCCCAATGACGGGTTGCATTGGACAGGGCCCTACAAGAACTGGAACGCACGTTGCGCCGAATGTCACGCCACCGGGTACAAGCGCAACTATGGCCCGCAAACGCGCAGCTATCGCTCGACCCAGGCCGAAATCGGGGTGGGGTGCGAGGCCTGCCATGGTCCGGCCTCGGCTCATATCGAATGGACCATCGGCAAGGCCCCACCCGCGGGTTTGACCAAGACCGGTTTCACCATGGATTGGAATGCGGGTGAAACTGCGATCCAGCAGTGCGCCACCTGCCATTCGCGCCGCGAAACGCTCGAAGACGGCAACCCGGTACCGGGCACGCCTTATCACCAGACCTATGCGCTCAGCCTGTTGCGGCCGGGGCTGTATTATTCGGACGGGCAGATATTGGACGAGGTCTATGTCTACGGCTCGTTCCTGCAATCCAAGATGTACGCCAAGGGCGTGACCTGCATGAACTGCCACGAGCCGCACAGTGGTGAGTTGCTGGCCGAGGGAACCGCCGTCTGCACTCAGTGTCATTCGACTGCGGGCAACCCGGATTTTCCAAGTCTGCCGATTGCGGACTATGACAGCCCCGCGCATCACCATCACCCAGAGGGCAGCGAAGGCGCGCAGTGCCGCAACTGCCACATGCCGGAAAAGACCTATATGCAGGTCGATGTGCGCAGCGATCACAGCTTCCGCATTCCGCGCCCGGATCTGTCGGCTGAAACCGGCGCGCCGGATACCTGCACCACCTGTCACGAAGACAAGGATCCGGCCTGGGCCGCGTCGCGCATTGCAGAATGGTTCCCGGACGCCAAACATCGCCAGCCGCATTTCGGTTCGGCTTTTGCCCGCGCACAGATCGATCCGATCCGCGCTTCGGGTGATCTGGTGGGGATCGCCCTGGACGAGGGGCAGGCAGGAATCGTGCGGGCCACGGCGCTTTACCTGCTGCAGGGCGCGGCTTCGGCTGAACTGGCAGGGCAGACCGCCAACCTGCTCGGTGCCCCGGACCCGCTGGTCCGGGCAAGCGCGGCGAGCTTGCAACAAGCCGCCCCCCCTCAAGAGCGCCTGGAGCGCTTGATGCCGGTGCTGGGTGATCCTGTCCGCTCGGTTCGGATCGCGGCGGCCAAGGCGGTGTTGAACGTGCCGCAATCGTCCATGACCCGCAGCCAGCAGGCGGTCGTGGGCGCCGGGGTTCAGGACTGGCAGCGTTCGCTCAGGACGCGGTTGGATTACCCCGAGACGCATCTGGTTCTAGGAGGGCTTGCCCTGACTATGCGCAATGCCCAAGCTGCTGAACGCGCCTTTCGCGAGGTGGTCGAGATGGACCCGCAGCGAGCCGAAGCCTGGCCGATGCTCGTGCAATTGGCCCACATCAACGGCGGGCCGCAAGCGGCGCGGCGTGTGTTGATCGAAGCCCTGAGCAACGTACCGGGCGATCCCGCGTTGCTGCAACTGCAAGAGGAACTGTCGCGATAG
- a CDS encoding AAA family ATPase, with product MSARDQILNLKTRMGQSIIGQEDVIDRLLIGLLANGNLLVEGLPGLAKTRAIKAMAKNLDAQFSRIQFTPDLLPSDVTGTEVYTQTDQGGTFRFDPGPIFANIVLADEINRAPAKVQAALLEAMEERQVTVSGKTHKMEPLFTVMATQNPIEQEGTYPLPEAQMDRFLMHVNITYPPVEDEVEVIRLVRGEEVAATGGSDVGGKPKPAAIPQDAVFQARAEIGQIHVSDAMERYMADLVYATRTPEAVSPDLARWIEVGASPRASLALDKCSRTHAWLNGREYVDPLDVRAIAHDVFRHRVTLSFEAQGDGKTPDDITDEMLKTVALP from the coding sequence ATGAGTGCAAGAGACCAGATTTTGAACCTGAAGACCCGCATGGGGCAGTCAATCATTGGCCAAGAAGACGTCATCGACCGCCTGCTGATCGGTCTGCTGGCCAACGGAAATCTGCTGGTCGAGGGGCTACCGGGCCTCGCCAAGACCCGCGCGATCAAGGCGATGGCCAAGAACCTGGATGCCCAGTTCAGCCGAATTCAGTTCACCCCTGACCTGTTGCCCTCGGACGTGACTGGAACCGAGGTTTATACCCAAACCGATCAGGGCGGCACTTTTCGCTTCGACCCCGGCCCGATCTTCGCCAACATCGTGCTGGCGGACGAGATCAACCGCGCGCCTGCCAAGGTGCAGGCCGCCCTGCTTGAGGCGATGGAAGAGCGGCAGGTCACCGTATCCGGCAAAACCCACAAGATGGAGCCTCTGTTCACCGTGATGGCGACGCAAAACCCCATCGAGCAAGAAGGCACCTATCCCCTGCCCGAGGCACAGATGGACCGGTTCCTTATGCATGTGAACATTACCTATCCCCCGGTCGAGGACGAGGTCGAGGTGATCCGCCTTGTGCGCGGCGAAGAGGTTGCGGCCACCGGTGGCAGCGATGTGGGCGGCAAACCCAAACCCGCCGCCATCCCGCAGGACGCCGTGTTTCAGGCCCGGGCCGAGATTGGGCAAATCCACGTTTCCGACGCGATGGAGCGGTATATGGCCGATCTGGTCTATGCCACGCGTACACCCGAGGCGGTAAGCCCCGATCTGGCCCGCTGGATCGAGGTCGGCGCCAGCCCGCGCGCCTCGCTGGCGCTCGATAAATGCAGCCGCACCCACGCCTGGCTGAACGGCCGGGAATATGTTGATCCGCTGGACGTGCGCGCCATCGCCCATGACGTCTTCCGCCACCGTGTGACCTTAAGCTTCGAGGCGCAGGGGGACGGCAAGACACCGGACGATATCACCGACGAGATGCTGAAAACCGTCGCTCTGCCCTGA
- a CDS encoding AI-2E family transporter, with protein sequence MAKSQNKPQVGSIRPRLSTCRDIAIIMGLAVWGLYAGSGFLIPLTLALLVYVLIIAVADRVAGPFVPVWLANLIGIAVVLTGLFAVMFVLGNQATQFARAVPTYETQFDSAVNRVVTLVGNDVTKFVRDHLVDIDMSTVARSAFGGATSFLNTFLLISLYVFFMMSERMIFRDKLRLAANDVKLGRELSSMMEAISHSLQAYVGVKTFVSVLTSLISYSVFRWLGLEYAETWAVLTFALNFIPSIGSIVAVVFPAMVSLVQFDTITPFLIIVLFCGTVQFMIGNFLDPALLGRSLNMSTFMVIIALTFWSAVWGVIGAFLSVPLTVCILIVFSHIPALRPVAILMSKDGELLTADPKRPE encoded by the coding sequence TTGGCAAAGTCCCAGAATAAACCCCAGGTCGGCTCGATCCGTCCCCGCCTGTCCACCTGTCGCGACATTGCGATCATCATGGGACTTGCAGTCTGGGGGCTGTATGCGGGATCGGGGTTTCTGATCCCGCTGACCCTGGCGCTCCTGGTTTATGTGCTGATCATCGCGGTGGCGGACCGTGTTGCGGGCCCATTTGTACCGGTATGGCTGGCCAACCTCATTGGCATCGCCGTGGTGCTGACCGGTTTGTTTGCGGTGATGTTTGTGCTGGGCAATCAGGCGACGCAGTTTGCGCGCGCGGTGCCCACATATGAAACGCAATTCGACAGCGCCGTGAACCGGGTCGTGACCCTTGTGGGCAACGACGTGACCAAATTTGTCCGCGACCATCTGGTCGACATTGACATGTCCACCGTCGCGCGCAGTGCCTTTGGCGGGGCGACCTCATTCCTGAACACCTTTTTGCTGATCTCGCTGTACGTTTTCTTCATGATGTCAGAGCGGATGATCTTTCGCGACAAGCTGCGACTGGCCGCCAATGACGTGAAACTGGGCCGCGAACTGTCGTCGATGATGGAGGCGATCTCGCACAGTTTGCAGGCTTATGTGGGTGTCAAAACCTTCGTCAGCGTGCTGACCTCGCTGATCAGCTATTCGGTGTTTCGATGGCTCGGCCTGGAATACGCCGAGACCTGGGCCGTGCTGACCTTTGCGCTGAACTTCATCCCTTCGATTGGCTCGATCGTGGCGGTGGTGTTCCCGGCGATGGTGTCGCTGGTGCAGTTCGACACGATCACGCCGTTTCTGATCATTGTGCTCTTTTGCGGCACGGTTCAATTCATGATCGGCAACTTTCTGGACCCGGCCTTGTTGGGTCGCTCGCTCAACATGTCGACCTTCATGGTGATCATCGCGCTGACGTTCTGGAGCGCGGTCTGGGGCGTGATTGGTGCGTTTCTGAGCGTGCCTTTGACCGTCTGCATCCTGATCGTCTTCAGCCACATCCCCGCCCTCAGGCCGGTGGCCATTCTCATGTCCAAGGACGGTGAATTGCTGACGGCTGATCCCAAGAGACCGGAGTAG
- a CDS encoding phage holin family protein, with protein MNRISRNLTILFRTERLIARRQMAVLRTQTGLVAFAGLVMGIAIIMLNVAIFYALGTVMAGHYAALIVALGNALVALVLVAIASRMSAEKELEPATEVRDLALAEIEADLNEVADEARELTRNVSRMARDPLGTALPALIGPLLSLLLKSKDK; from the coding sequence ATGAACCGGATCAGCCGCAACCTGACCATCCTCTTTCGCACCGAACGCCTGATCGCGCGGCGGCAGATGGCCGTGCTGCGCACCCAGACCGGGCTGGTGGCCTTCGCCGGGCTGGTGATGGGCATCGCCATCATCATGCTGAACGTCGCGATATTCTATGCGCTCGGCACCGTCATGGCCGGGCATTACGCTGCCCTGATCGTGGCCCTTGGGAATGCGCTGGTGGCTTTGGTGCTGGTGGCGATCGCCAGCCGCATGAGCGCCGAGAAAGAGCTGGAGCCCGCCACCGAAGTGCGCGACCTGGCCCTGGCCGAGATAGAGGCAGATCTGAACGAGGTCGCGGACGAGGCCCGCGAATTGACCCGCAATGTCAGTCGGATGGCGCGCGATCCATTGGGCACCGCCCTGCCCGCCCTGATCGGGCCGCTGCTGTCGTTGCTGCTGAAATCCAAAGACAAATAG
- a CDS encoding AI-2E family transporter — translation MIQSKPSLAENWRWLALILITLLITVTFVQMTLGFMVPLALAAITGGMAQPMNRKIVAFVGGRRNTGSLITLLTLMFVVIAPLFALIILAISQASALVDNVSNFASTLSTDPATYTLPSWVPFDVNLEDIRQKVTERMGTILQAVARFFVASVGQVTVGAASFFLSLFVYFYALFFFLQFETPIMVQVLRYTGLRHETQAKLHERIVSVSRATIKGTLSIAFIQGALGGISFWVAGIEGAAFWSVVMMVAAVLPGLGAPVVIFIGAAYLAFEGAYVAAAGLALWAGLVVSTIDNVLRPILVGRDAKLHDVMILISTLGGLSLFGASGLVLGPVLAGLFVTIWQTLAEAVGNTEALEGEDEA, via the coding sequence ATGATCCAATCAAAACCGAGCCTTGCTGAAAACTGGCGATGGCTGGCCCTGATCCTGATCACGTTGCTGATCACGGTGACCTTTGTGCAGATGACGTTAGGCTTCATGGTGCCACTTGCCCTGGCCGCGATCACCGGGGGCATGGCGCAGCCGATGAACCGCAAGATCGTGGCCTTTGTTGGCGGGCGTCGCAACACCGGCAGCCTGATCACATTGCTGACGTTGATGTTTGTCGTGATCGCGCCCTTGTTTGCCCTGATCATCCTGGCCATCAGTCAGGCCAGCGCGCTGGTCGACAATGTCAGCAATTTTGCCAGCACGCTGTCGACGGATCCGGCAACCTACACCTTGCCCAGTTGGGTGCCGTTTGATGTCAACCTTGAGGATATTCGCCAGAAGGTCACCGAACGCATGGGCACCATCCTGCAGGCAGTTGCGCGGTTCTTTGTGGCCTCGGTCGGGCAGGTGACGGTGGGGGCGGCGAGTTTTTTCTTGAGCCTCTTTGTCTATTTCTATGCGCTGTTCTTCTTTTTGCAGTTTGAAACACCGATCATGGTTCAGGTACTGCGCTACACCGGTCTGCGCCATGAAACGCAGGCAAAGCTCCATGAGCGCATCGTCTCGGTCAGCCGCGCCACGATCAAGGGCACGCTGTCCATCGCCTTTATCCAGGGGGCACTTGGCGGCATCAGTTTTTGGGTGGCCGGGATCGAAGGGGCAGCTTTCTGGTCGGTGGTGATGATGGTGGCCGCCGTTCTTCCGGGGCTTGGCGCGCCGGTGGTGATCTTTATCGGGGCGGCCTATCTGGCGTTTGAGGGCGCTTATGTGGCTGCCGCCGGGCTGGCCTTGTGGGCCGGGCTTGTCGTGTCGACGATCGACAACGTGTTGCGGCCCATCCTTGTTGGACGCGATGCCAAGCTGCACGACGTGATGATCCTGATCTCGACTTTGGGCGGGCTTAGCCTGTTTGGCGCCTCTGGTCTGGTACTGGGGCCGGTGTTGGCGGGTCTCTTCGTGACGATCTGGCAAACCCTGGCCGAGGCGGTCGGCAACACCGAGGCGCTGGAGGGTGAGGATGAGGCGTAA